GGCCCGGGGAGGATCGCGGGCGGCCAGAACCGGGCCAGCACCAGCAGTTCCCACAGCGCGAGCAGCACCGCCACGGCCGCCACCCGCACCAGGACCGAGTGCGCGGCCGACAGGGTGGCGGGCCGCCGCGGTCGGGTCACAGCGCCGAGTAGTGCGAGGCGTCGCCCACCCGCACGACGCTGCGCGTCCCGTCGGCGCTCACCGGCACGTCGCCGGCCAGTGTGACGCGGTGCATGCGGCGGGCCTGGTCGTCGTAGTCGGCCACCGCGTAGTGCTGGGTCGCGCGGTTGTCCCAGATCGCCACGTCGCCGTCCTGCCAGTGCCAGCGGACCGTGTTCTCCAGCCGGGTGATCCGCTGCTGGAGCACCTGGAACAGCGCCTGCGACTCGCTGGTGGTCAACCCGACCAGGCGCTTGACGAACTGGCCGAGCAGCAGGGCGCGCTCACCGGTCTCCGGGTGCACGCGGACCACGGGGTGTTCGGTCTCGTACAGGTCGGACACGAACTCCTTGCGGTACTCCTCGACTTTCACGTCCACGCCGCCGATGCGCAGCTCGTCGATGTTCGCGGCGTAGTCGTAGGCGTTGGTGTGCACGGCCCACAGGTTGTCCACCAACGCCTTCAGCGCCGGCGGCAGCGTCTCGTACGCGGTCACCGTGTTGGCCCACGTGGTGTCGCCGCCGTACGGGGGCAGGCGCACCGCGCGCAGGATGCTGATGGCCGGCACGCGGTCGACGAAGGTGACGTCGGTGTGCCAGCTGTTCGCCTTGCCGTAGTCGGAGTCGATGGGCAGCACGTTGGCGTCCTCCCGGCCCCGCACGGTCGGGTGCGCCAGGGTCGGCGACCCCAGCAGGGAGGCGAACGCGAGCTGCCCGGCGTCGTCGAGGTGGTGCTGACCCCGGAAGAAGATCACCTTGTGGGCCAGCAGGGCGGCGCGGAGGGCGGACACGGTGTCGGCGTCGAGGTCGCCGCCCAGCGTGACGCCGTCGACCCGGGCGCCGATCGCCGAGCCGAGCCGCACCACCGACACGTCGGTCGCCGGGGTTCGTACGGACACAGTCATGGTGGGTTCCCCTTCGGGCTGGAAACGGGTCGGCGCGGGGGCCGTGGCTCGCGATCGACGCTACGAACGGGCCGCGCGGGGCGACAAGGTTCCGTGAAGCACTGAAAGGAAGTCGGCGTCGGCATTCCACATCCCGGACGGCGTTGACTTCCGAAGTGGACAGCCACAGCCTTCGGGCTGTGCGCCCGTGCTCGTGAGCCCGTCCTCGACTTCCTTGCCCGCTCGCACAAAACGGTCCCGCTCCGCGGAAGGCTTCCCTTGACCCGTGCCCGTTCCGCCGCCGCGGTCCTCGCCGTGATCCGCCGCGAGGGTCCGCTGTCCCGGGCCGCGATCGGCGAGCTCACCGGCCTGAGCCCGCCCACGGTGAGCAGGCAGGTCGCGGCGCTGGTCGACCTGGGTGTGCTGCGCGAGACCCCCGACCTGGTGCCGGCGGGCGCGATCGGCCGGCCGCGGATGCCGATCTCGCTGGACGAGCGGGTGTTCGCCGCGTGCGGCGTGCACATCGGCGTGAGCACCACCACCTACGGCCTGGCCGACCTGCGCGGCACGTTGCTGGACTCCGACACCATCCCGACCCCGTCGGGCGGCGCGGAGGACGCCCTGGCCCACATCGCGGGCAAGGTGCGGGCGTTCCTGCGCCGGTGGCCGCGCCGCACCGTGCTGGGCATCGGCCTGGTCAGCGGCGGCCTGGTCGACCGCGGGCGCGGCCTGCTCGACCACGACCGACTGGGCTGGCACGGCGTGCCCGCCGCGGACCTGCTGCACCGCGCCACCGGTCTGCCCGTGCACCTGGACGGCCACGTCGCCGCGATGGCCAACGCCGAACTGCTGTTCGGCCGAGGGCCGCAGGGGGCCGGCATGCTGTACTTCTACGCCCGCGAGGTCGTGGGCGTGGCGTTCGCCGTCGACGGCGTGCTGCACCGGGGGCCGGGTGGCGGCGGGAGCGTCGCGCACCTGCCCATCGGCAGCGACGTCCGCTGTCCCTGCGGCCTTCGCGGCTGCCTGGAGGCCACGGTCGCCGACCGGTCCGTGGCCGAGGCCGCCGTCCGCGCGGGGGTCGTGCCCGAACCGGACATCACGCTCGTCCGAGCGGCGGCGCGGCGCGAGGACCCGGCCGCCGTGCGACTGCTGACCGACCGCGCCACCGCGCTGGGCCGTGCGGTCGGCCTGCTGCGGGACGCGGTCAACCCCGACCGCGTGGTGCTGGGCGGCCAGGCCATCACCGACCCGGCCGAACGCCTGCCCGACCTCCTGCGCGCGTACAACACCACCACGACCCTGCCCGGCGCCGACATCGTCTCGGTGACCCGCCTCGGCCCGTCCCTCCAAGCCACGGCCGCGTGCACGGGCCTGCTCAACCGGCTCTTCGACGACCCCCTGGAGGTCCTCGACCAGGCCGACCAGACCCCCGCCCGATGAACCCCCTGACCGCGCTCCCGCCCCCTGACCGCGCCTTCGCCCCCGTGACCGCGCCTTCGCCCCCTGACCGCGCGTTCGCCCCTGCCTGACCGCGGCGACGTTCGCCCCGGACACCGACCCGTTGCGGGAGTCCTACGGTGTCGACGGGCTCGTGTCGCTTCGCCGTGGTCGCCGGCGACGTTCCCGCTCTCCCGGCAGGCCTTGGGTGCGCCACCAGTGGTCGGCTTCCCGTGCGATGTCCGGACGGCGGTCCCACAGGGCGGCGGCGGCCTCCACGAGCCGGATCGCGGAGAGCAGTTCGGCGCGGTAGTTCGCCACGACCAGCGGGTTGCTGCTGGAGTTGTGGCCGCCGTAGCCCGCCTCGGCGACGGCACGGGCGAACAGCGCCGGGTCGTCGGCCCGTGCCCAGGCCGCCGCGTAGATGCGGTGGTGCAGCAGGGAGGTGTGGTCGGCCATGGCGGTGGCCTCGTCGGGGTACACCCTGAAGGGCCGCAGCGCCGTGTACTCCCAGTGGTCTCCGACGCGGCGCAACGGGTTGGAGCCGTCGGCCGGTCGGATGACCCGGTCGCGCTGGACGACCCGTCCACCGCGCCGCGCCGGTCGCAGATCGCGCCGTTCGAAGGCCGGTGAGGGAACCCTGACGACGGTCCGCTGGTACGTCCACTGGTCCTCCGGGCGGTCCTCCCGGGAGGTGACGCCGAACAGGTTGTGCCCGGTGAACGGCGACTCCAGCCGCCACCCGGTCTCCAGCCCCATCTGCCCCAGCGTGAACGCGGCCGGCACCCGCGCCGCCCGCTGCTCCGCCACGGCCTGCGCCCGGTACCGCCCCACGAACGCCACGACGTTCGCCTTGTTCCGCCGGAACTGGTTGACCAACTCCGGCGTGAGGTCGGCGTCAGCGCCCAGCGGTCCGGCCTGGACGTCGAGCCCGGGGGTGGCGACGCCGAGCCGGTGCTCGACGCCCGGCGG
This DNA window, taken from Saccharothrix variisporea, encodes the following:
- a CDS encoding TauD/TfdA dioxygenase family protein; protein product: MTVSVRTPATDVSVVRLGSAIGARVDGVTLGGDLDADTVSALRAALLAHKVIFFRGQHHLDDAGQLAFASLLGSPTLAHPTVRGREDANVLPIDSDYGKANSWHTDVTFVDRVPAISILRAVRLPPYGGDTTWANTVTAYETLPPALKALVDNLWAVHTNAYDYAANIDELRIGGVDVKVEEYRKEFVSDLYETEHPVVRVHPETGERALLLGQFVKRLVGLTTSESQALFQVLQQRITRLENTVRWHWQDGDVAIWDNRATQHYAVADYDDQARRMHRVTLAGDVPVSADGTRSVVRVGDASHYSAL
- a CDS encoding ROK family transcriptional regulator, whose product is MTRARSAAAVLAVIRREGPLSRAAIGELTGLSPPTVSRQVAALVDLGVLRETPDLVPAGAIGRPRMPISLDERVFAACGVHIGVSTTTYGLADLRGTLLDSDTIPTPSGGAEDALAHIAGKVRAFLRRWPRRTVLGIGLVSGGLVDRGRGLLDHDRLGWHGVPAADLLHRATGLPVHLDGHVAAMANAELLFGRGPQGAGMLYFYAREVVGVAFAVDGVLHRGPGGGGSVAHLPIGSDVRCPCGLRGCLEATVADRSVAEAAVRAGVVPEPDITLVRAAARREDPAAVRLLTDRATALGRAVGLLRDAVNPDRVVLGGQAITDPAERLPDLLRAYNTTTTLPGADIVSVTRLGPSLQATAACTGLLNRLFDDPLEVLDQADQTPAR
- a CDS encoding glucosaminidase domain-containing protein — protein: MRHIPIGHPHGTADGRGTKVGTARPPDLLTALQAAVGNRATTAFLASVQRQSHGHRSGGRAADPDPPGVEHRLGVATPGLDVQAGPLGADADLTPELVNQFRRNKANVVAFVGRYRAQAVAEQRAARVPAAFTLGQMGLETGWRLESPFTGHNLFGVTSREDRPEDQWTYQRTVVRVPSPAFERRDLRPARRGGRVVQRDRVIRPADGSNPLRRVGDHWEYTALRPFRVYPDEATAMADHTSLLHHRIYAAAWARADDPALFARAVAEAGYGGHNSSSNPLVVANYRAELLSAIRLVEAAAALWDRRPDIAREADHWWRTQGLPGERERRRRPRRSDTSPSTP